In the genome of Monodelphis domestica isolate mMonDom1 chromosome 2, mMonDom1.pri, whole genome shotgun sequence, one region contains:
- the LOC100020750 gene encoding ketosamine-3-kinase isoform X2, whose protein sequence is MFEGEMASLSAILQTSTVRVPRPIKVIDVSGGGSLLVMEHLDMRYLNSHAAKLGSQLADLHLHNKKRGETLRKEEKTVGKGGGQSELQFVDQFGFDVVTCCGYLPQVNDWQKDWVIFYTRHRLQPQIDMVEKESGDRETRELWSQLQLKIPGMFQDLEIVPALLHGDLWGGNVAEDASGPIIFDPASFYGHSEFELAIAGMFGGFGSSFYSAYHNKIPKVSGFEKRLKLYQLFHYLNHWNHFGSGYRGSSLNVMRNLIK, encoded by the exons ATGTTTGAAGGTGAAATGGCAAGTTTATCTGCTATCCTGCAAACAAGCACAGTGAGAGTACCCAGACCCATTAAAGTGATAGATGTGTCAGGGGGTGGGAGTTTACTAGTGATGGAGCATTTGGACATGAGATATTTAAACAG tCATGCTGCAAAACTTGGATCACAGTTAGCTGATCTACACCTTCATAACAAGAAGCGTGGTGAGACTctcaggaaggaagagaaaactgTTG ggaaaggaggagggcagTCAGAACTTCAGTTTGTGGACCAATTTGGGTTTGATGTGGTAACCTGCTGTGGATACCTCCCTCAG GTAAATGATTGGCAGAAGGACTGGGTAATATTCTATACCAGGCACCGACTTCAACCCCAGATAGACATGGTGGAGAAGGAGTCTGGAGATAGAGAAACAAGAGAACTTTGGTCTCAGCTGCAG TTGAAGATACCTGGCATGTTCCAAGATCTGGAAATTGTACCTGCCCTACTACATGGAGATCTCTGGGGAGGAAATGTAGCAGAGGATGCATCGGGGCCAATTATCTTTGATCCAGCTTCTTTTTATGGCCACTCAGAGTTTGAGCTTGCCATAGCTGGAATGTTTGGGGGCTTTGGCAGCTCTTTTTACTCAGCTTACCACAACAAAATTCCTAAGGTTTCAGGTTTTGAGAAGCGACTTAAACTCTATCAGCTCTTTCACTACTTGAATCATTGGAATCATTTTGGATCAGGGTATAGAGGATCTTCTCTGAATGTAATGAGAAACCTCATAAAATGA